From one Fusobacterium sp. JB019 genomic stretch:
- the pcp gene encoding pyroglutamyl-peptidase I, with protein sequence MKILVTGFDPFEKESINPAWEGVKLLPSRINEAEIFKLQIPTIFNESIKVLLDGIEKYKPEIVLCIGQAGGRFDITVERIAINLNDARIKDNKGNQPIDSKIYEYGDNAYFSSLPIKAIVEYIKNENIPASISNSAGTFVCNHLMYGLLYNIDKYSVTKKGGFIHVPYIPKQVLDKPNTPSMDLNLIVKGLEAAIRGIIENDQDIKITGGKEF encoded by the coding sequence ATGAAAATATTAGTTACTGGATTTGATCCTTTTGAAAAAGAATCTATTAATCCTGCTTGGGAAGGAGTTAAATTACTTCCTTCAAGAATCAATGAAGCTGAAATTTTTAAGTTACAAATTCCAACAATTTTTAACGAGTCCATAAAAGTCCTTTTAGATGGAATTGAAAAATATAAACCTGAAATTGTTCTTTGCATTGGACAAGCAGGAGGAAGATTTGATATCACTGTAGAAAGAATAGCTATTAATTTAAATGATGCGAGAATTAAAGACAATAAAGGAAATCAACCTATTGATAGTAAAATATATGAATATGGAGATAATGCCTATTTCTCCTCTCTTCCTATTAAAGCTATTGTAGAATATATAAAAAATGAAAATATTCCTGCTTCTATATCTAATTCTGCTGGAACTTTTGTATGTAACCATCTTATGTATGGATTATTATACAATATAGATAAATATTCTGTAACTAAAAAAGGAGGATTTATACATGTTCCTTATATTCCAAAACAAGTTTTAGATAAACCTAATACTCCTTCTATGGATCTTAATCTAATAGTTAAAGGACTAGAAGCTGCCATTAGAGGAATTATTGAAAATGATCAAGATATAAAAATAACAGGCGGAAAAGAATTTTAA
- a CDS encoding AbgT family transporter, whose protein sequence is MGVTLKKKHSFLDWVEKTGNRIPHPFILFSILTLSVIIISAICNVIGLEILDPVSGKMIGIKNLLSSEGILFILKNLIKNFTGFAPLGLVLVMTLGIGLAEKVGFVSSLMRNTILNSSPKIITFMIMMIGICGNIASDAAIVVIPVISAFIFLSLNKHPLAGIAIGYAATTAGFSANLIIAGTDALLSGISTEAVHIVNPNMSVSVVSNWYFMIVSTFLLAIVGTFVSEKIIEPRLGEYKGSKKIEQEEVSPLEKKGLRVAGILSLAYIVLIGIAVYPKNSFFRNPVTHSLLRSPFLKSIIPLLLVLFLICGISYGVIVGKIKSSGDVPRYMGLAIKDMSSYIVLVFMIGQFIAFFKWSNMGYVIAVAGANFLKSMNISGVPLFIAFILLSAFINLFIGSGSAKWALLAPIFIPMFYFLGYNPALTQVLYRVGDSTTNIISPLFPYMPIILALAQEYDEESGMGTMISLMLPYSIGMLIMWVILAIVWFSLNIPLGPGVTMFI, encoded by the coding sequence ATGGGAGTAACACTGAAAAAGAAGCATAGTTTTTTAGATTGGGTAGAAAAGACAGGGAATAGAATTCCTCATCCTTTTATATTGTTTAGCATTTTAACACTTAGTGTAATTATTATTTCAGCTATTTGCAATGTAATTGGATTAGAAATATTAGATCCAGTTAGTGGAAAAATGATAGGAATTAAGAATTTACTTTCAAGTGAAGGAATTCTTTTTATTTTGAAAAATTTAATTAAAAACTTTACTGGATTTGCACCACTTGGTTTAGTTTTAGTTATGACTTTAGGTATTGGACTTGCTGAAAAAGTTGGCTTTGTATCTTCTCTTATGAGAAATACCATCTTAAATAGTTCTCCTAAAATTATAACTTTTATGATTATGATGATAGGAATTTGTGGAAATATAGCGTCAGATGCTGCCATAGTTGTAATTCCAGTGATATCAGCATTTATATTTTTATCTTTAAATAAGCATCCATTAGCAGGGATTGCAATAGGTTATGCTGCAACAACAGCTGGTTTTAGTGCTAACTTAATAATTGCTGGAACAGATGCCTTATTATCAGGAATTTCAACAGAAGCAGTTCATATAGTTAATCCTAATATGTCTGTATCAGTAGTTTCTAACTGGTATTTTATGATAGTTTCTACTTTTTTATTAGCGATTGTAGGTACTTTTGTTTCTGAAAAAATTATTGAGCCAAGATTAGGAGAATATAAAGGAAGTAAAAAAATAGAACAAGAAGAAGTAAGTCCTTTAGAAAAGAAAGGATTAAGAGTTGCAGGAATATTATCTCTTGCTTATATAGTTCTTATAGGAATAGCAGTTTATCCTAAAAATAGTTTTTTTAGAAATCCAGTAACTCATTCTTTATTAAGATCACCATTTTTAAAATCAATCATACCATTACTTTTAGTGTTATTTTTGATTTGTGGTATTTCTTATGGTGTTATTGTTGGGAAAATTAAATCATCTGGAGATGTTCCAAGATATATGGGATTAGCTATAAAAGATATGTCTTCTTATATAGTTTTAGTATTTATGATTGGTCAATTTATAGCATTTTTTAAATGGAGCAATATGGGATATGTTATTGCTGTTGCAGGAGCAAATTTTTTAAAAAGTATGAATATTAGTGGAGTTCCTTTATTTATAGCTTTTATTCTTTTATCAGCATTTATAAATTTGTTTATAGGAAGTGGATCTGCAAAGTGGGCATTATTAGCTCCTATATTTATTCCGATGTTTTATTTCTTAGGATATAATCCAGCATTAACACAAGTTTTGTATAGAGTTGGAGATTCTACAACAAATATTATATCGCCATTATTTCCTTATATGCCTATAATATTAGCTTTAGCTCAAGAATATGATGAAGAATCAGGAATGGGAACTATGATATCTTTAATGCTTCCTTATTCAATAGGAATGTTAATTATGTGGGTTATTTTAGCCATTGTTTGGTTTAGTTTAAATATTCCATTAGGACCAGGAGTAACAATGTTTATTTAG
- a CDS encoding amidohydrolase codes for MKFSEIEEVIDSYIEEVICFRRDLHEYPELGGKEKRTPLKVLEALRRLPLEIKENVGANGIVANLFGNEKTGNKKTILIRGDMDALPIQEENNLTFISKNKGVMHACGHDMHTSMVLGTAMVLSKFKDKLKGNVKFMFQPAEECSPTGGSRGMMDAGLLINPSVDEAYALHVYNSPVGSISFRPGVANAKSDAIQIHIKGKSSHGSMPSQGRDAIVTAANIIMAIQTIVSRNLESGENAVVTIGKMSGGNRYNVIADYVILEGTVRVFSDESALIIKKRLHKLVNDICSAYGCEGKLIYKDGYDFMYNDLELSKEVINSLTPLIGRENIEIQKTPSPGGEDFSFITKKVPSVFMWIGTESNINEGKCILHNPNFIADEATLKEGIKIFTKIILDRFKNLED; via the coding sequence ATGAAATTTTCTGAAATAGAAGAAGTGATAGATAGTTATATTGAAGAAGTAATTTGTTTTAGAAGAGATTTACATGAATATCCTGAGCTTGGAGGGAAAGAAAAAAGAACTCCTTTGAAAGTTTTGGAAGCCTTAAGAAGGTTACCTTTAGAAATAAAAGAAAATGTTGGAGCGAACGGTATCGTAGCCAATTTATTTGGAAATGAAAAAACCGGAAATAAGAAAACTATACTTATTAGGGGAGATATGGATGCGTTGCCTATTCAAGAAGAAAATAATTTGACTTTTATTTCAAAAAATAAGGGAGTTATGCATGCTTGTGGCCATGATATGCATACTTCAATGGTACTTGGAACGGCAATGGTTCTTTCAAAATTTAAAGACAAATTAAAAGGTAATGTTAAATTTATGTTTCAACCTGCAGAAGAATGCTCTCCAACTGGAGGAAGTAGAGGGATGATGGATGCAGGGCTGTTAATAAATCCTAGTGTTGATGAAGCTTATGCTTTGCACGTATATAATAGTCCTGTGGGAAGTATTTCTTTTAGACCTGGAGTCGCAAATGCAAAATCAGATGCAATTCAGATTCATATAAAGGGAAAAAGTAGTCATGGATCTATGCCATCTCAAGGTAGAGATGCTATTGTAACAGCAGCTAATATTATTATGGCAATTCAAACTATAGTTAGTAGAAATTTAGAGTCAGGAGAAAATGCAGTTGTTACAATTGGAAAAATGTCAGGTGGAAATAGGTATAATGTGATAGCTGATTATGTTATACTAGAAGGGACAGTAAGAGTTTTTAGTGATGAATCAGCATTAATTATAAAAAAGAGATTACACAAACTTGTTAATGATATTTGTTCTGCTTATGGATGTGAGGGTAAATTAATTTATAAAGATGGGTATGATTTTATGTATAATGATTTAGAACTTTCAAAAGAGGTTATAAATTCACTTACTCCATTAATAGGAAGGGAAAATATTGAAATACAAAAGACTCCTTCTCCAGGAGGAGAAGATTTTTCTTTTATAACTAAAAAAGTTCCTTCTGTATTTATGTGGATTGGAACAGAGTCAAACATTAATGAAGGAAAATGCATTCTTCATAATCCTAATTTTATAGCTGACGAGGCTACTTTAAAAGAAGGAATAAAAATTTTTACTAAAATAATATTAGATAGATTTAAAAATTTAGAAGATTAG
- a CDS encoding M20 family metallopeptidase, producing MDDFYIKVRSDLHKIPEIAFSEHKTAAYIRNFLDELNIEYIEIGTSTLAVFKGKKDIWVGFRGDIDALPITELGDKEYKSQYKGMMHACGHDGHTTNLLYTAKWLQEQIKNGKTLNKSIMLIFQAAEEGRGGAQVVAQSEFFQSKKFEGLFALHVAPDIDQGKIGCICGPISFQNINFDIRIIGKGTHGAQPHKGIDSIYIGAKLIEAYQLLVAREIDPIEPMVLTIGSFKAGEVRNVIPEKVEILGTIRFANTGLIDFLEKRVKEINAGFEKAYGIKIEMMFKAFYPPVINEKKFFDILKEIIPKEKFVDNSRLTGSEDFSFYLQEGNKGLLFLLGIKTEKFNSALHTPTFDMDPRALKLGFKIFKEIMLKLEVFK from the coding sequence ATGGATGATTTTTATATTAAAGTAAGAAGTGATTTGCATAAAATTCCAGAAATTGCATTTAGTGAACACAAAACAGCTGCATATATTAGAAATTTTTTAGATGAATTAAATATTGAATATATTGAAATAGGAACTAGTACCCTTGCTGTTTTTAAAGGAAAAAAAGATATTTGGGTAGGGTTTAGAGGAGATATAGATGCTCTTCCAATTACAGAATTAGGAGATAAAGAATATAAGTCTCAGTATAAGGGAATGATGCATGCTTGTGGTCATGATGGACATACTACAAATTTACTTTATACAGCAAAATGGTTACAAGAACAAATTAAGAATGGAAAAACTTTGAATAAATCAATAATGTTAATATTTCAAGCAGCAGAAGAAGGAAGAGGAGGAGCTCAAGTAGTAGCTCAGTCAGAATTCTTTCAGTCTAAAAAATTTGAAGGATTATTTGCATTACACGTTGCTCCTGATATAGATCAAGGGAAAATTGGTTGTATTTGTGGACCAATATCTTTTCAGAATATAAATTTCGATATAAGAATTATAGGAAAGGGAACTCATGGAGCTCAGCCTCATAAGGGGATAGATTCAATATATATTGGAGCTAAATTAATAGAAGCTTATCAATTATTAGTTGCAAGAGAAATAGATCCAATAGAGCCAATGGTTTTAACAATTGGAAGTTTTAAAGCAGGAGAAGTTAGAAATGTTATTCCTGAAAAAGTTGAAATTTTAGGAACAATTAGATTTGCTAATACAGGATTAATAGATTTTTTAGAAAAAAGAGTTAAAGAAATAAATGCTGGTTTTGAAAAAGCTTATGGAATAAAAATAGAGATGATGTTTAAGGCTTTTTATCCACCTGTAATTAATGAAAAAAAATTCTTTGATATTTTAAAAGAAATAATTCCAAAAGAAAAATTTGTAGATAATTCTAGATTAACAGGTTCAGAAGATTTTTCTTTCTATCTTCAAGAGGGGAATAAGGGATTATTATTTTTATTAGGAATAAAGACAGAAAAATTTAATTCTGCTTTACATACACCAACATTTGATATGGATCCAAGAGCTTTGAAATTAGGTTTTAAAATATTTAAAGAAATAATGTTAAAGTTAGAGGTCTTTAAGTAA
- a CDS encoding DJ-1/PfpI family protein, whose product MKKIIYVYILNAMADWELGYVMSAVSMEINDEYCIKTVACNKNTITTLGGFKIIPDCSVEEIDESNMKALLIPGGDTWGNPEHEEILSRVRGYLEKGILVGAICGATLSLANLGILNEYLHTSNSKEYLKLFSKKYTGEELYKDKLAVRDRNLVTGSSAGSLLWAKEILQYLNVFSNEIIEAWYNYYLTGDPKYYLEMLALSNN is encoded by the coding sequence ATGAAAAAGATAATTTATGTATATATTTTAAATGCTATGGCAGATTGGGAATTAGGTTATGTTATGTCAGCTGTAAGTATGGAGATAAATGATGAATATTGTATAAAAACTGTGGCATGTAATAAGAATACTATTACTACTTTGGGAGGATTTAAAATTATTCCAGATTGTTCAGTAGAAGAAATTGATGAAAGTAATATGAAAGCTCTTCTTATTCCTGGTGGAGATACTTGGGGAAATCCAGAGCACGAAGAGATACTATCAAGGGTTAGAGGGTATTTAGAAAAAGGTATTTTAGTTGGTGCTATTTGTGGCGCAACTCTTTCTTTAGCTAATTTAGGAATATTGAATGAATATTTACATACAAGCAATTCTAAAGAATATTTAAAACTTTTTTCAAAAAAATATACAGGAGAAGAACTTTATAAAGATAAATTAGCCGTAAGAGACAGAAATTTAGTTACAGGAAGTTCAGCTGGTTCTCTATTGTGGGCAAAAGAAATTTTACAATATTTAAATGTTTTTTCAAATGAAATAATAGAAGCTTGGTATAATTATTATTTAACAGGAGATCCTAAGTACTATTTAGAAATGTTAGCTCTATCAAATAATTAA
- a CDS encoding 6-phospho-beta-glucosidase translates to MKKELKIAIIGGGSSYTPEIIEGFINRYKELPIKDLYLVDIEEGKEKLNIVGNLAKRMIEKANININIHLTLNRKKAIKGADFVTTQFRVGLLDARIRDEKIPLKYNCIGQETTGAGGLAKALRTIPIILDICKDIEELSPKAWLINFTNPSGIITETVNKYTNVKCIGLCNVPILMERLCSEALETPMDKIKMDLVGLNHLVWAKDVISNGESRIDDVIKALISGKGYSAKNIPDINWGKELLESLHMIPCPYHRYYYLTNIMLKEEMESAKTIGTRGEVVKKVEKELFELYKNPELKEKPKQLEERGGQYYSEAACDLINAIYNDKGTIHYVNIKNNGTVSCLPNESAIERTCYVDKAGAHPFTCSPLPSKVKGLIQVVNEYETLVVEAGVHGDYGSALQAMLIHPLVESSVAKDLLDEIIRKNIDYLPQFR, encoded by the coding sequence ATGAAAAAAGAATTAAAAATTGCAATAATAGGAGGAGGTAGTAGCTATACCCCTGAAATTATTGAAGGATTTATAAATAGATATAAAGAACTTCCAATTAAAGATTTATATTTAGTTGATATTGAAGAAGGAAAAGAAAAATTAAATATAGTTGGTAATTTAGCTAAAAGAATGATTGAAAAAGCTAATATAAATATAAATATTCACTTAACTCTAAATAGAAAAAAAGCCATTAAAGGTGCTGACTTTGTTACAACCCAGTTTAGAGTTGGATTACTTGATGCTAGAATTAGAGATGAAAAAATACCTTTAAAATATAATTGCATTGGACAAGAAACCACTGGAGCAGGAGGACTTGCAAAAGCTCTTCGAACTATTCCTATAATCCTTGATATCTGTAAAGATATTGAAGAATTATCTCCTAAAGCTTGGCTTATTAACTTTACAAATCCAAGTGGAATTATAACTGAAACTGTAAATAAATACACTAATGTAAAATGTATTGGACTTTGCAATGTTCCTATTTTAATGGAAAGACTCTGTAGTGAAGCTCTTGAAACTCCTATGGATAAAATAAAAATGGATTTAGTAGGTTTGAATCATTTAGTTTGGGCAAAAGATGTTATTTCAAATGGAGAAAGTAGAATAGACGATGTTATTAAAGCTTTAATTTCTGGTAAAGGATATTCTGCTAAAAATATTCCTGATATTAATTGGGGAAAAGAGTTATTAGAATCTCTTCATATGATTCCTTGCCCTTATCATAGATATTATTATTTAACTAATATTATGTTAAAAGAAGAAATGGAAAGTGCTAAAACAATTGGTACTAGAGGAGAAGTAGTAAAAAAAGTTGAAAAAGAATTATTTGAACTATATAAAAATCCTGAATTAAAAGAAAAACCTAAGCAGTTAGAAGAAAGAGGAGGACAATATTATTCTGAAGCTGCTTGCGATTTGATAAATGCAATTTATAATGATAAAGGAACAATTCATTATGTAAATATAAAAAACAACGGTACTGTCAGTTGCTTACCTAATGAATCAGCAATTGAAAGAACTTGTTATGTTGATAAGGCTGGTGCTCATCCATTTACTTGTTCCCCTCTTCCATCTAAAGTTAAAGGTTTAATTCAAGTTGTAAACGAATATGAAACTTTAGTTGTTGAAGCTGGTGTTCATGGAGATTATGGTAGCGCACTTCAAGCTATGCTAATTCATCCTTTAGTTGAAAGTAGTGTAGCAAAAGATCTTTTAGATGAGATCATTCGGAAGAATATTGATTATCTTCCTCAATTTAGATAA
- a CDS encoding 6-phospho-alpha-glucosidase → MKKYSIAIVGGASSYTPGIVRSIMNAYDKMPIKEIILQDIDEEKLDVMGEYLEILFRDEKFPADVKWTTSRKKAFKGVDFIFTQIRTGGLEMREQDEKVSINCGLVGQETCGPGGFAFAMRSIKPMIEITKDAIKYAKDAWIINYSNPLPILAEAIRREVPESKSLFICDMPIVQQMTMAATLGYKEEDLIFEYFGLNHFGWFTSIKNKEGEELLPKLRDILLSGYKLKLVDFGHLDESWIKTFENIAKGVKMFPEYIPLTYLQYYYFPDSMAEKEKEHADYTRANEVMDGRRKKVFEECYKVIKAGTIKGFDHNLDAHGDFIVDQAVAIATDTPKRFMVNVVNNKAFTNMDDDIVIETFGTIDAKGACVNTYRKIPQFYRALMINQNTYEKLTVEAALEGSYDKALKALSLNKTVPSVSKAKEVLDALIVANKGYFPELK, encoded by the coding sequence ATGAAAAAATATTCAATTGCTATAGTTGGGGGTGCCAGCAGTTATACTCCTGGAATTGTTAGAAGTATTATGAATGCATATGATAAAATGCCTATTAAAGAAATTATATTACAAGATATTGATGAAGAAAAATTAGATGTTATGGGTGAATATTTAGAAATATTATTTAGAGATGAGAAATTTCCAGCAGATGTAAAATGGACAACTTCTAGAAAAAAAGCTTTTAAAGGAGTTGACTTTATTTTTACTCAAATTAGAACTGGTGGTCTTGAAATGAGAGAACAAGATGAAAAAGTATCTATAAATTGTGGACTAGTAGGACAAGAAACTTGTGGTCCTGGAGGTTTTGCTTTTGCTATGAGAAGCATTAAACCTATGATTGAAATAACTAAAGATGCTATAAAATATGCTAAAGATGCTTGGATAATAAATTATTCTAATCCTCTTCCTATTTTAGCTGAAGCTATCAGAAGAGAAGTTCCTGAATCTAAATCTTTATTTATATGTGATATGCCTATAGTTCAGCAAATGACAATGGCTGCTACCCTTGGATACAAAGAAGAAGATTTAATTTTCGAATACTTTGGTTTAAATCATTTTGGTTGGTTCACTTCTATTAAAAATAAAGAAGGAGAAGAACTTCTTCCTAAATTAAGAGATATTCTTTTATCTGGATATAAATTAAAATTAGTTGATTTTGGACATCTTGATGAAAGTTGGATTAAAACATTTGAAAATATTGCTAAAGGAGTTAAGATGTTCCCTGAATATATTCCTTTAACTTATTTACAATATTATTATTTCCCTGATTCTATGGCTGAAAAAGAAAAAGAACATGCTGATTATACTAGAGCCAACGAAGTTATGGATGGTAGAAGAAAAAAAGTATTTGAAGAATGCTATAAAGTTATTAAAGCTGGAACTATTAAAGGATTTGACCATAATTTAGATGCTCATGGAGATTTTATTGTTGATCAAGCAGTTGCAATTGCAACTGATACTCCTAAAAGATTTATGGTAAATGTCGTTAATAATAAAGCATTTACAAATATGGACGACGATATTGTTATTGAAACTTTTGGTACTATTGATGCAAAAGGAGCATGCGTAAATACTTATAGAAAAATACCTCAATTTTATAGAGCACTTATGATTAACCAAAATACCTATGAAAAATTAACTGTAGAAGCAGCTTTAGAAGGATCTTACGATAAAGCATTAAAAGCTCTTTCATTAAATAAAACTGTTCCTTCTGTTTCTAAAGCTAAGGAAGTTTTAGATGCTTTAATTGTTGCTAACAAAGGATATTTCCCTGAACTTAAATAA